A window of Micromonospora eburnea genomic DNA:
TACCGGCCGCTGGCGGTCGTGCCGCCCGACCGTACGCTGGCCGACCTGCTGCTCTCGATGCGCCGCGAGCGACGGCACATGGTCCTGGTGAGTGACGGCCGCCGGCCCCTGGGCGTGGTGACTCTCGACGATGTATTGACGGCTATTGTTGGCAGCTGAATGAATACCCTTGGTATTCAATTGATTGCGCACATGTGATTGAGTGATACCTCGCCTTGATTCCACCCGGTCGTCTTCCCTAATGTGGGGCACCGACCGCTGTGGTCGTCTGCCTCGACCTTCCCTCTCGCGAGGCGCCCAGCGGTCGGTTGCAAAGGAGTCCGTGCCGGTGGCAACCATGCCTCCTGATCGTCACGCCCGGCGCCACCCCCCGCTTCGACCCACCGGAGCGCGCCGGATCGTACGTCGTCTCCTCACCCTGGTCGCGGCCGCCGCGGTCGGCGCCGGGCTGCTGGCGGCTCCGGCGCACGCGGCGCCGTCGGTGGACGAGATCGACGCACAGATCGACAAGCAGTGGGAACAGCTCGAACCCACCATCGAGAACTACAACAAGGTCCGGGCTCAGCTCAAGGTCAACAAGAAGAAGTCGGCGGACCTCGAGAAGAAGATGGTGCCGCTGGAGCTGGAGTCGGCCCTGGCGATGAACCGGGTCGGTGACATCGCCGCCCGCTACTACATGACGGGCCCCTCCCAGGAGATCGGCGCCCTGCTGGTGAGCACCAAGCCGGGCACCCTCGGCGAGCAGCTCGTCATCCTCGACCGGCTGGCCCAGCAGCAGCGCAAGCAGGTCGCCGGCGTGCTCGCCATCCGCGACAAGTACAACGCGCAGAAGCAGAAGCTGGACGCCCTGATCGCCACCCAGACCAAGCAGGAGCAGGAGCTGGCGGCGAAGAAGAAGGAGATCAACGCCGAGATCAAGCGGCTGACCGCGATGCTGCCGAAGACGTCGATCCGGGTCGACGGCTGCCCGAGCGTCGACGGCGTGGTGAGCAGCGCCGCGCGGACCGCGATCAAGACGGCCTGCGCCCAGGTCGGCGACCCGTACGTGTGGGGTGCCACCGGCCCGAACGCGTTCGACTGTTCCGGCCTCACCCAGTACGCCTACAAGGCGGCGGGCATCTCCCTGACCCACTTCACCGGCGCGCAGTGGAAGGAGGGCAAGGCGGTGAGCCGCAGCGAGGCTCGCCCCGGTGACCTGGTCTTCTTCTACAGCGACCTGCACCATGTCGGGCTCTATCTCGGCGACGGGCTGATGGTGCACGCGCCACGGACCGGCAAGCCGGTCCAGGTGACCCAGATCAGCTACATGCCGGTCGCCGGCTTCCGCCGGCCCTACTGACCGCCGGCTTCCGCCGGCTCCGACCAGCACGAAGGCCCCCCGTCCACCCGGACGGGGGGCCTTCGCCTCGTTCGGGTTGCCGTTACCGGGGCGCGCCGACCGCCCCCGGCTGGATCAGCACGTCGTCGAGGTTCACGTACATGATCCGGTGGCCGAACTGTACCTGCACGTACTGGTTCTCGCCCCGGACGACCGTCCGGTCATCCGGCGCCGAGCCGTCGAACGAGACGGCCCGGTAGTACTCGCCCGGCAGAACGCCGCCGACCGCGTACCGCTGGCCCGCCGGGAAGGTGTACTGCAGCGGGGCGATGGCCTGGTACGGGATGGTCGACGGGTACGCCGCCTGCTCCGGGTAGGCGCGCCCGTACACCGGGATGGTGGCCTTGCCCGGCTTGGGGGTCACCACGAAGCCGTTCGCCCACTTCGCCGTCGGTGCCGAGGCCGGGTTGTGGAACCACGCCTTCTGGCCGAGGTACCAGATCGCCGTCCAGTCGCCCTGAACACCGGCGAGGGCGTACGTCTGACCGGCCGAGGCACGGGCGCCGTGGTCGGAGATGTACATGGTGTTCGGCGCGCCGTTCGGCTGCAGCCCCCGGTCGTTGACCAGCGGCGCGTCGATGCTCGGCGCGGTGCGCAGGATGACCGAGGAGGAGCCGCGCAGCGGGCAGGGCTGGATCGGCGGCAGCGGACTCGGGACGCCCGGCGGCTGCCGGTTGCAGCCGGTGAAGGCGGGCTGGTTGCTGGCGTAGTCCGGGTCGATGGTGACCAGGCCGGTG
This region includes:
- a CDS encoding C40 family peptidase, with the protein product MPPDRHARRHPPLRPTGARRIVRRLLTLVAAAAVGAGLLAAPAHAAPSVDEIDAQIDKQWEQLEPTIENYNKVRAQLKVNKKKSADLEKKMVPLELESALAMNRVGDIAARYYMTGPSQEIGALLVSTKPGTLGEQLVILDRLAQQQRKQVAGVLAIRDKYNAQKQKLDALIATQTKQEQELAAKKKEINAEIKRLTAMLPKTSIRVDGCPSVDGVVSSAARTAIKTACAQVGDPYVWGATGPNAFDCSGLTQYAYKAAGISLTHFTGAQWKEGKAVSRSEARPGDLVFFYSDLHHVGLYLGDGLMVHAPRTGKPVQVTQISYMPVAGFRRPY